tctatctatctatctatctatctatctatctatctatctatctatctatctatctatctatctatctatctatctatctatctatctatctatctatctatctatcaatatctatctatctatctatctatctatctatctatctatctatctatctatctatctatctatctatctatctatctatctatctatctatctatctatctatctatctatctatctatctatctatctatcaatatatctatctatctatctatctatctatctatctatctatctatctatctatctatctatctatctatctatcaatatatctatctatatatctatctatctatctatctatctatctatctatctatctatctatctatctatctatctatctatctatctatctatctatcaatctatcaatctatctatctattatctatctatctatctatctatctatctatctatctatctatctatctatctatctatctatctattctattctattctattctattctattctattctattctattctattctattctatctctatctactatctatctatctatctatctatctgtctatctatctatctatctatctatctatctatatatatataagatatatatatataatatatatatatattatatatatatatatatatatatatatatatatatatatatatataatatatatatatatataatattatatatatatatatatatatatatatatatatatatatatatatatatataaatatatatatatattatatattatattctatctatctatctaaacaACACAATTgatcaattcacaatcgatgttgtagcatTGTATGAGTAGTATTTCAGCAACTGCTACAACTCtaacgacaatttttcataggaTTTTTGAATGTTGCAAGAAAATTTAGTGTTGTCAATTGATTACTTCagcatattaataaaaaaattcaaacgattatgccataaaaaaaaaaaacgatttttttctccgttgagaacataaacttatgattCGCTTCAAAGAtatgttcacaatcactgttactacactttagtaggtacaatatacaacttgattatgaaatgaacaaatatatgtatttgaggacgaaaattttgaaaaaatctaaatacaaATGGCGGGTTaacgcatttttttttttttttttttttttttcatgttcttgtttacttttttatatatttcattctaTTTTTGGCACGCAAATGTCATGCAAAAATCTAACAACTAAAATAAGTGTTTTTTCTATTGTTCAAACAAAAAGAAAGGTTAAAGGAAAAGCAATAGTGTTTAAAGAGTTAATATTTTGATAGCAGAACTGCAATAACAAAAAGCTTATTTATAAAATCGAGGAAATTTAGTTTGTCAGATATCTTAGTAGGACATTATGTGTAGACCCAGATTACTCATTTGTTTAGGATATACCTAGTGAAGTTTCTAAGGAAAATTGATGGAatctaaacatatttattaacattttctcaATGTGTATTAAAGGTTCCGGGTAATAATAACTgtagttgaaaaaaatataccttaaacTTATTTGttcatattattataataatgatgGTAAAGttacataatttattttcatttaataaataaaatacaaaaaatacatatatttttaaaacttaatcattgttaatttttacaatatttttacgatTATCTATAATTCTTCGTTTTAACGGTGTAAAACGTATGCCCTTCTGCAATTGAACATCATAACTGTTAGCAGCACTCCAGGGTATAACAATTTCATCTTCGAAACTTTCATAAGGtttctttaaattaagtttCTTTGATTTtcgtgttttcttttgttttctcttttcaCGTTTCTTTTTCTTGGAATTTGCCCCCGAAAGTATTTTGTCAgtatttaaagtattatttttatgtttcggCCAACAAGGTTGAATAAGATAGAATGTCAATAATTCCCCGAGAAATAAAACTGTACTTATCATAATGCCTACTATTAAAATAGCAAATGGTCCCTGAAGATGTTGTGTTGTCAGAACAATATCAATTTCTGTAAATGaaagataatatttttattgaacagtTTGAGAGTTTAGGGACAATTATCGGCTTACCTTGAAAGTCGGGTCTCATTTTGTTAATACGATTTAGATATGTATTATTGTATACAAAATCGGtttgtattttcttaaatataccaAAATCTCTCATATAACGTATCATTCTATTGAAATCATAAAGAAAAGGGAATCCAGGTTTCATAATCATTTGCATGGGACTAGAGAAAACATTATAGGGAAAGGCATAGATATCGTCGGATAAAGCATTCTGTAGTATATACATGCGGCTACTTAAGAGAACACGTTCACCAATTTTAACATATTGCAAATTTACCGTGGTCGGTTCAAAATCAGACGTATCATTATAATCCTCAAAAATCCACATATCCTCATCGTTTTCAAACCAATCACGACTCTCTTCCAAGCCACCTGTTAGTCAAAAGAAAAATGGGAATGACatatatttatagattttccTTACTTACCATAAGGTATACCCGCCTCTTTAACTTCCTGTAGATTATCAATTTGATGCAGAAAACCTGGATTCGCAAACACAGCTATCAACTTCGAGGTATATGTCGAGGTAAGATTTAAACCATataaagccaaaaatataaagaaaatacgtGATGCTCCACATAGCGGTCGCTCATTGGCCGAAACACATATCGTTACGGCTAAATTATTAATGCCCGTCAAGGACAATTCTCTTGTATACCAAGGTTCTGGTAGGAAATTTACAAGTACGAACCATGTGATCCAAGTCAGTAAAAGCATTAATATACATGCTAACCAGGTCATATTCTTAAAGATGGCATATAAAGCCATCCAAGGTGGTCGCGGATCGGCAAGTTTAACAAACCATGTATAGGAATCATCTAGATATGTGTCGGATACCCAGAAGCTTTGTATAACATCGTTGTCGGGATAAAAACCCCCCACTATAAAATCGCAAGATCTTTCATTAAGTCGACCCAATAAACCAGACCAATTGCCGTCTTTCTCTTCAACGCCACGATTCTCCCTTTCGCAAGTTTGATTGATCTAGAGAgtaaatgtgtaaaaagtagaaattgttaaaatgtatttttttcttttgaacttATGTTAACCAATTTAACTTCAACAAGACTTCTAGGAACCAAGTTATCTAAACAAGGCATAACAGGCATCAATTGGACTGTGAGAGTCCAGATTATTTAGTTATAAGGAGGCTTTTAATTTTGGTGTTTTGGTAATCACACTGATTCCAAACCCTAAGACCATAATATAGTTTCCTCAAACGAAAGATATAGAAAGTCAAAGCTCAAAGCATTAAAAAGTCATACTTCATTagttgagttaaaattttttaaaaattttgtgtaccTGTGTTAACAAGTTTAACTTCAACCAAAGCAAGGCATAAGGAGTATCAATTGGAATCTACGAGTCCAGATTAGTTGGctataaaaatgcttttaaatatgtttttttagatCCAATAGAAAATCTAAACTGAGTTAATATTATCGACCTTTACGGGTGAATTCTTCTCATTGTGAGTTTAATACTTCAATTGTTATAGGTTGGTGTCCAAACCATAGAACCTTGgcattatatttcaaaattggtACCCTACAAGCCTGAAATCTCGGATTAAAATCATGCTGATGGAAAGTATGACACAGAAGGATTTTTGAGTTAACTCTTCGGATGataatttcttctttaaaaGTAGGATTCGGCATCAAGATTGTATTTAAATCTAGTCGGACTAGTTTCGAATCAGGCAGCCTGATAATAATACAACACGGTAACCGATAGCCTATATAATAGAGTTTCGAACTTTGTCTTGCCCTAATTTTTGGAGAGGCCTATACAGGATGC
The window above is part of the Lucilia cuprina isolate Lc7/37 chromosome 6, ASM2204524v1, whole genome shotgun sequence genome. Proteins encoded here:
- the LOC111686128 gene encoding uncharacterized protein LOC111686128, giving the protein MLLMKSIEFLLYLLVLVKIVESIVNPDNETARMVIYLQKPTDLGPRTWLAGISCLDRFTAIYFKKREVMTRPPNIVLTSVFNMSTPAAQIQEGFLKLMMEAISESPPKHKHYQFRIVSDSLIYLRIPMSQRELVLADYYIIVVDSVTRLKALMRNNVSHMLSWNPGARFIILYNNVNNYHKEIETARLIFEEMLYNFYVHRVALMYATSSIKYSVLLMDYYNETSCRHLEIKSFATCQEGRFKPENMALLDLQLQKFVNSITLNNCTFYMCASIAAPFVEADCLSGLELRIIGFIKGRLKFNINQTCERENRGVEEKDGNWSGLLGRLNERSCDFIVGGFYPDNDVIQSFWVSDTYLDDSYTWFVKLADPRPPWMALYAIFKNMTWLACILMLLLTWITWFVLVNFLPEPWYTRELSLTGINNLAVTICVSANERPLCGASRIFFIFLALYGLNLTSTYTSKLIAVFANPGFLHQIDNLQEVKEAGIPYGGLEESRDWFENDEDMWIFEDYNDTSDFEPTTVNLQYVKIGERVLLSSRMYILQNALSDDIYAFPYNVFSSPMQMIMKPGFPFLYDFNRMIRYMRDFGIFKKIQTDFVYNNTYLNRINKMRPDFQEIDIVLTTQHLQGPFAILIVGIMISTVLFLGELLTFYLIQPCWPKHKNNTLNTDKILSGANSKKKKREKRKQKKTRKSKKLNLKKPYESFEDEIVIPWSAANSYDVQLQKGIRFTPLKRRIIDNRKNIVKINND